A section of the Roseofilum reptotaenium CS-1145 genome encodes:
- a CDS encoding Uma2 family endonuclease gives MVSVHPQIEYPESDGLPLADNTIQFRYITTIQGGLDALYANDPNVFIAGDLFWYPVEGDKKIRVAPDVMVAFGRPKGDRGSYRQWQEDNIAPQVVFEIALPSNTIKELEEEKLDFYNRYGVREYYLFDRERRKLKGWMRQGQGTLLPIASMKNWVSPLLNVRFVLTEGAELELYSPTGEQFATYVEAIAQVQQERDRSQEMFEQLQRERGRSQQLEQAQRQAIAPLAAMGLDAEAIAKILSLSVETVQDYLP, from the coding sequence ATGGTTTCAGTTCATCCCCAAATTGAGTATCCAGAAAGCGACGGGTTACCCTTGGCTGATAATACGATTCAGTTTCGCTACATTACCACCATTCAAGGCGGTCTAGATGCTCTGTATGCTAATGACCCCAATGTGTTTATTGCTGGAGATTTGTTCTGGTATCCCGTAGAAGGAGATAAGAAAATTCGCGTGGCTCCGGATGTGATGGTGGCATTCGGGAGACCCAAAGGCGATCGCGGTTCCTATCGACAATGGCAAGAAGATAACATTGCTCCTCAAGTGGTATTTGAAATAGCATTGCCGAGTAACACAATCAAAGAGTTAGAAGAGGAAAAGCTTGATTTTTATAACCGTTACGGAGTTAGAGAATATTATCTGTTTGACCGAGAGCGACGCAAGCTCAAAGGATGGATGCGTCAAGGACAGGGTACGTTGCTCCCCATTGCCAGTATGAAAAATTGGGTCAGTCCTCTATTAAACGTGCGATTTGTACTAACAGAAGGGGCAGAATTGGAACTGTATAGTCCTACGGGTGAGCAGTTTGCCACCTATGTGGAGGCGATCGCCCAAGTGCAACAAGAACGCGATCGCTCCCAGGAAATGTTCGAGCAACTGCAACGAGAACGGGGCAGAAGTCAACAATTAGAACAAGCCCAGCGTCAGGCGATCGCCCCATTAGCAGCAATGGGACTAGATGCAGAGGCGATCGCCAAAATCTTATCCTTATCGGTAGAGACTGTGCAGGATTATCTGCCATAA
- a CDS encoding ATP-binding protein, giving the protein MKGEVLKRLFRAVASEDSQATQSMLSIIVEEERKLGHTRLAEQLESIIQKGPPPSKPKNSSTDVHREIPTTSDYVPLKQQNLRSLTRLSSKHRFNHPFIVTIAREALRHHMILSEIVENRFRRIEREYAARERLAHHGLRYRQKILLYGSPGCGKTMGAERIAWNTGLTLVKVRFDAMVSSYLGETATSLREVFEITAASPCLLFIDECDALAKSREDSQDVGEIKRVVNTFLQLLDEYEASNGLLVAATNLTKFLDEAVWRRFDDVIEVPKPTELEIEAILKQTLYSVSLGSINWSSVVQKMSDFSAAQVVKVGQNAAKRAILDREELVIQEHLEESIQEILVSHV; this is encoded by the coding sequence ATGAAGGGAGAAGTGCTAAAACGTTTATTTCGTGCTGTTGCCAGTGAAGATTCACAGGCGACACAGAGTATGCTGTCGATTATCGTTGAAGAAGAGCGAAAACTAGGCCACACAAGACTTGCTGAACAGTTAGAAAGTATTATCCAAAAAGGCCCTCCTCCTTCTAAACCCAAAAATTCATCGACAGATGTTCATCGGGAAATTCCTACAACCTCAGACTATGTGCCCTTGAAACAACAGAATCTGCGATCGCTGACCCGATTATCGAGTAAACACCGATTTAACCATCCATTTATTGTCACAATAGCTCGTGAAGCACTGCGACATCATATGATCCTTTCAGAGATTGTAGAAAATCGGTTTCGCCGAATTGAAAGGGAATATGCTGCTCGCGAGCGTTTGGCTCATCATGGTTTGCGCTATCGTCAAAAAATTTTACTTTATGGCTCGCCAGGCTGTGGTAAAACTATGGGAGCCGAGCGTATTGCTTGGAACACTGGGTTAACATTGGTTAAAGTACGCTTTGATGCCATGGTCTCTTCCTACTTAGGAGAAACAGCCACTAGCTTACGTGAGGTATTTGAAATTACTGCTGCGTCTCCTTGCTTGCTATTTATCGATGAGTGCGATGCACTGGCTAAATCTCGTGAAGATAGCCAGGATGTTGGGGAGATTAAGCGAGTGGTTAATACCTTCCTTCAGTTACTTGATGAGTATGAAGCCTCCAATGGCTTACTGGTCGCTGCAACTAATCTAACTAAATTTTTGGATGAAGCGGTATGGCGGCGATTCGATGATGTAATTGAAGTTCCTAAACCAACGGAGTTAGAAATTGAAGCCATCCTTAAACAAACGCTTTACTCAGTATCGCTAGGTTCGATTAATTGGAGTTCAGTTGTACAAAAAATGAGCGACTTTTCAGCTGCCCAAGTTGTGAAGGTGGGACAAAATGCAGCTAAACGAGCCATCTTAGATCGAGAAGAGCTAGTTATTCAAGAACATCTAGAAGAGTCAATTCAAGAGATTTTAGTTTCTCATGTCTGA
- a CDS encoding S8 family peptidase has product MSDRPKQYPHLSLRLVREGKAKLSGGGKKSDITLRNKGNAGGHGRKLKSSIDFITTHWQEEQKKREQEGKPKLPDAVSFILEVDPDSFNAEDLKSFGIEVVADLEQGYIIGASADTELSELRKKIENFLDAKRGGGKVPEIWDILEGTKRPEYILSDSLQAEWENIREYQEYVVDVGISCIHVKEQYLRYPNRKQDESDEDFNKREIKWLEKNHLSELLFDDLQWDRGEKLDSFISHYHGERLDTILFPDGFSCRIRISGKGLKDLVLNFPYIFDVTEHDEPSFPPVISSNSESDPKVFTLEAPDQNAPKVCVIDSGIQERHPLLKAAINSHHSKSWVPRELDTTVDYVQYGGHGTRVAGAILYPRGIPTMDYQQAICWLQNARILDRDNQLPRDLFPPKVLEEIVAYYYDRFSTRIFNHSIAAIRPCRTQSMSAWAATIDKLTWEKQGDILFIVAAGNLNSKTDFITRPSIDYHLQNGQYYPDYLLEKSARIANPAQSLQALTVGSVSHVTYKDSNLQSMAEKDHPSAFSCTGLGIWDTIQPEVVEYGGDYVTDSENSPNFSTPEDICPELVRSTRNGGRPVSSDAVGTSFAVPKVSHIAATLAAEFPQESALLYRALIVQSARLPDWTNESKEKLYQGIRTMGYGIPNLDRALENTPNRITLITQGNERISAGGVRVYQVQIPEMFLRPDEDFDFLVEITLSYVAEPRRTRRHRRKYLSTWLDWRCSNRGEDPDGFLAKILKEYKASEDSEKGTDGFQWTLGRKQFKPDSQGKKRPKGIDGIVKEISRSNGTIQKDWARVKSYDLREGFCIAVVGHQGWNKNEDATVPYCLVVSFEAVQSEVAIYEAFVQVQQSLQVQQKVQVSV; this is encoded by the coding sequence ATGTCTGATCGACCAAAGCAATATCCTCATCTTTCACTACGTCTAGTCCGAGAAGGAAAGGCGAAGCTTTCTGGTGGAGGCAAAAAATCTGATATTACGTTGAGAAATAAAGGTAATGCTGGAGGACATGGTAGAAAGCTAAAATCTTCGATTGATTTCATCACAACCCATTGGCAAGAAGAGCAGAAGAAACGTGAGCAAGAGGGCAAACCCAAACTACCAGACGCAGTTTCCTTTATCTTAGAAGTCGATCCTGATAGTTTTAATGCTGAAGATCTCAAAAGCTTTGGTATTGAAGTAGTTGCTGACTTAGAGCAAGGATATATCATTGGTGCATCAGCAGATACAGAGTTATCAGAACTGAGGAAAAAGATCGAGAATTTTCTTGACGCTAAGAGAGGTGGCGGCAAAGTTCCAGAAATTTGGGATATATTAGAGGGAACTAAACGTCCAGAATATATTCTTTCTGATAGTCTTCAAGCTGAGTGGGAGAATATTAGGGAGTATCAAGAGTATGTTGTAGATGTGGGTATTTCTTGTATCCATGTTAAAGAGCAATATTTAAGGTATCCAAATCGAAAACAAGATGAAAGTGATGAAGACTTTAATAAAAGGGAAATAAAGTGGCTAGAAAAGAACCATTTATCTGAACTCTTGTTCGATGATTTACAGTGGGATCGCGGAGAAAAACTTGATTCATTTATTAGTCATTACCATGGAGAGAGATTAGATACAATATTATTTCCAGACGGTTTTTCCTGCCGAATAAGAATTAGTGGAAAAGGATTAAAAGATCTTGTACTCAATTTCCCCTATATTTTTGATGTTACTGAACATGATGAACCGAGTTTTCCTCCAGTAATATCTAGTAATTCTGAATCCGATCCAAAAGTATTTACTCTAGAAGCACCCGATCAAAATGCACCTAAAGTCTGTGTGATTGATAGTGGTATTCAAGAACGCCATCCTCTACTAAAAGCTGCCATTAATTCCCATCATTCCAAGTCATGGGTTCCTAGAGAATTGGATACAACCGTTGATTATGTTCAATATGGTGGACATGGAACGAGAGTTGCTGGTGCAATTCTTTATCCTCGTGGAATACCTACAATGGATTACCAACAAGCCATATGCTGGCTTCAAAATGCCAGAATTCTCGATCGGGATAACCAGTTACCTAGAGATCTATTTCCTCCGAAAGTTTTAGAAGAAATTGTTGCATACTATTACGATCGGTTCAGCACTAGAATTTTTAATCACTCTATTGCCGCGATTCGTCCTTGCAGAACACAATCTATGTCTGCTTGGGCAGCAACAATAGATAAACTGACTTGGGAGAAACAAGGAGATATTCTATTTATAGTAGCAGCAGGCAACCTAAATTCTAAAACAGACTTTATAACCCGACCATCTATTGATTATCATCTTCAAAATGGACAATATTACCCAGATTATTTATTGGAAAAATCTGCAAGAATTGCTAATCCTGCTCAAAGTTTACAGGCTTTAACTGTTGGTTCAGTTTCTCATGTAACTTATAAAGATTCTAATTTGCAGTCCATGGCAGAAAAAGATCATCCTTCTGCTTTCTCTTGTACTGGGTTAGGAATTTGGGATACGATTCAACCTGAAGTTGTTGAATACGGTGGAGATTATGTTACTGACTCAGAAAATTCACCAAATTTTTCGACACCAGAAGATATTTGTCCTGAGCTAGTACGCTCAACTCGTAATGGAGGAAGACCTGTCAGTTCTGATGCTGTGGGGACTTCATTTGCAGTGCCAAAAGTCTCTCACATTGCTGCTACTCTCGCCGCAGAATTTCCTCAAGAGAGTGCTTTACTTTATCGTGCGTTAATTGTTCAATCAGCACGTTTACCGGACTGGACAAATGAATCAAAAGAAAAACTCTATCAAGGCATTCGGACAATGGGTTACGGTATCCCTAATCTCGATCGCGCTCTAGAGAATACTCCCAATCGTATAACATTAATCACTCAAGGGAATGAGAGGATTAGCGCTGGAGGAGTTAGAGTTTATCAAGTTCAGATTCCAGAGATGTTTCTAAGACCGGATGAAGACTTTGATTTTCTGGTTGAGATCACTTTGTCTTATGTGGCTGAACCTCGTCGAACTCGTCGGCATCGTCGCAAGTATTTATCGACTTGGTTAGATTGGAGATGTAGTAACCGAGGAGAAGATCCAGATGGGTTTCTTGCAAAAATTCTTAAAGAATATAAAGCTAGTGAGGATTCAGAAAAAGGTACAGATGGATTTCAGTGGACACTAGGAAGAAAGCAATTCAAACCTGATTCTCAGGGAAAGAAGAGACCGAAAGGAATTGATGGTATAGTTAAGGAAATATCAAGAAGTAATGGAACGATTCAGAAAGACTGGGCAAGAGTGAAGTCTTATGACTTACGTGAGGGATTCTGTATTGCTGTAGTTGGACATCAAGGTTGGAATAAGAATGAAGATGCGACTGTACCTTATTGTTTAGTAGTGAGCTTTGAAGCTGTGCAATCAGAAGTTGCGATTTATGAGGCTTTTGTTCAGGTTCAGCAATCTCTCCAGGTACAACAGAAAGTACAAGTCTCTGTTTGA
- a CDS encoding nucleotidyl transferase AbiEii/AbiGii toxin family protein, with protein sequence MNGYPNTYPTNTETDANLTQAKVFEPALAHFMNAFRLGDPIFADSHLKNQWFKARREVMNHLLVWISRSSWNQHLVLRGSLLLKARLGDEAREPGDMDFVFRPDNISPDHPVAKGLFDDLIQMVSDNPEVGSVTIQVDQIRRDEIWTYERAEGRRIVFPWQAENLPGGVVQIDVTFRETLLDEPIQTSMSLIEGDNALIWSASPELSLAWKLLWLETDRYPQGKDLYDAVLLAERIELPFDLLHQVLQSSPDWQDFAQYEAIDWQARVFPSVSSYDLDWENFILEYPWIEGEGTDWLARLSKALAPTFSDVKMA encoded by the coding sequence ATGAACGGTTACCCCAATACCTATCCTACAAACACAGAAACCGATGCAAACCTGACACAGGCCAAAGTATTTGAGCCAGCATTAGCACACTTCATGAATGCTTTCCGTTTAGGTGACCCCATTTTTGCAGATTCACACCTGAAAAACCAGTGGTTCAAAGCACGTCGAGAAGTAATGAATCATCTGTTAGTTTGGATCAGTCGTTCGTCATGGAATCAACATTTAGTGTTGCGCGGTAGTCTTTTGCTCAAAGCTCGGCTAGGAGATGAAGCCAGGGAACCGGGAGATATGGATTTTGTATTTAGACCGGATAATATTAGTCCCGATCATCCCGTTGCCAAAGGTTTATTTGACGATTTAATTCAAATGGTTTCAGACAATCCTGAAGTTGGATCGGTAACTATCCAAGTTGACCAAATTCGTCGGGATGAAATTTGGACTTACGAACGGGCAGAAGGACGACGAATTGTGTTTCCTTGGCAAGCCGAGAATTTGCCAGGGGGAGTGGTACAAATCGATGTGACGTTTCGGGAAACGCTTTTAGATGAGCCGATCCAAACCTCTATGTCCTTGATTGAAGGCGATAATGCTTTAATTTGGTCAGCAAGTCCAGAACTGTCCTTAGCTTGGAAGTTACTGTGGTTAGAAACTGACCGCTATCCCCAAGGTAAAGACTTGTATGATGCCGTTTTATTAGCCGAACGAATCGAATTACCCTTCGATCTTCTGCATCAGGTATTGCAATCAAGTCCAGACTGGCAAGACTTTGCCCAGTATGAAGCAATTGATTGGCAAGCGAGGGTGTTCCCATCCGTATCAAGCTACGATTTAGATTGGGAAAATTTTATCCTAGAATATCCTTGGATTGAAGGAGAAGGAACCGATTGGCTGGCAAGACTTTCTAAAGCGTTAGCTCCCACATTTTCCGATGTGAAAATGGCTTGA
- a CDS encoding nSTAND1 domain-containing NTPase has translation MVSTEQQWEDCDFIENERALKQLARAISLSQGQFSLILVRCNYVQLREKVLKQLSEVLKARSPKITDEIPPFRCLQLSPDINHLYHTVKADFALTEDRPSALLVLGLESVINLEDILISTNVIRDEFRKQLNCPLVLWVNDRLLHQFLQLAPDFANFAANPISFEMTTEALSTLIIQKAQTLLDNLLSRDKKQLLAFPLSFISPKQGGCGQHRAELEFALSTLERRETVFDASLEARVAILLGHDRLMQGQIEGAIDSYQTALNYEQQLSPQPNLEHQGLLLFYLGLCSFYPAQENPENQQLWEQAWHYFYQAIQCFQDADRQDLMAQMTGQVSDVLQHLQAWETLVEFTQKSLDLHQQYGLPIQLALDYGFLGKLALEQGKWEIAREQLKQCLAILDSAATPPIDQDFPPLPQGLYPLLWSQLFQLQLVQCLRHLKHYEQAYQTLAAAKHKLEYAITQSNARHDPHRYLRLLKGLRSLYFDEQCYREAFLLKQEKRSVQSQYGLRPFVGAGQLRPAQQALNPLLANRIETDAQVGEVAEAISTSNRQKDVQNLLYRISRPDYKITVIHGPSGVGKSSIVSAGLVPTLHRTTLGDQIPVPVVIRVYSDWVLNFGKAFNESLKHFQFTPREISDYTPEIYLQAFDQIADQSGLTVLIFDQFEEFFFVCTELEKRQAFYQFLEQCINQAGLKIIFSIREDYLHHLLEIEQNISLEAIACNLLDKSNRYALGNFSKAHTFEVIKNLTQKTKFELDDDLIEALVNDLSVGTNEVRPIELQIVGSQLQELNITTLEQYLQVESKHKLVEKFLESVIADCGEKNEYHARKVVYTFIDEDDNRPLKTKSEILAQMGSDLAPETLELILDIFFGSGLIYPIPEQPEPRYQLVHDYLVEFIQTQKQQAIHQERSQLQEENAQNQKEIEDLRDENLLISQLAEERYKAVQQDLEDYIPNSNHSASESESIDQEKKRLSKGKLVLENLRQEKTLLTALAQAKAKHKKSERQRKLILNSLLVGAGFFILGLGGFAWNGVINQIKTLGTSSEALVGLNNEIEGLTTGLKAGEQIKSTPFLPKSVSDTIEKTLSYAVYRISEENRLEAHKDGVYAATFSPDGKLIATAGEDRTIRIWDEQGKPGFTIPGHQDIITSLVFLEDGKWLASGSWDHSIKLWNLGKFPDLGKIANLDRIEYVELKGHTDQVIALAAHQDPKNPLIASASRDQTVKIWRKDGSEVVTLSHDFPVLSVVFSPDGQLVATASFDGKIRFWSLDGSLVKTFVGEPEVQEIYSMSWSERGLLATAGQVIDEETGQKKGTVSFWTEEGFLTQIEAHEDTVLDVRFSPNGKQFVTASKDKTIKIWGGLDNNSLQKTLIGHTHWVPKVGFSPDGSRIVSASLDKSVKVWRLNKSLMEVWDGGGALNGVSVSGSKIATIGDYGMITLWQPDGTVLKSWKGHEGQVWGVDFTPDGQQLVTAGDDLQVKVWNLKGELLQTLEGHRDVVLSVSVSPDGKYIASGSKDYRVKLWRTDGTLLKTLFTDSSAINWVSFSPDGQLVAAASDEGRVKLWRTDGTQVGTLRHRAGVWGVTFSPDGQAIATASYDSRVKLWNRQGQLLGEPLEHEGNTVTSVAFSPDGEQLASASHNTIRLWRKDGTLLHVLTASSHRSINGLSFTSDGKTLISVGGDGQVTLWHLDQLELDQLLETGCQWLQGYLENNPTGQKERLSVCD, from the coding sequence ATGGTTAGCACAGAACAACAGTGGGAAGATTGCGACTTCATAGAGAATGAACGGGCCCTCAAACAGTTGGCCCGAGCTATTTCTCTGTCTCAAGGGCAATTTTCCTTAATTTTGGTACGCTGTAACTATGTCCAATTGCGAGAAAAGGTATTAAAACAGCTATCGGAGGTATTGAAGGCGCGATCGCCAAAAATAACGGATGAAATTCCCCCATTTCGATGCTTGCAATTATCCCCAGACATTAACCATTTATATCACACGGTTAAAGCTGATTTTGCCCTAACTGAAGATCGACCCTCTGCATTATTGGTCTTAGGTCTAGAATCCGTCATTAACTTAGAAGATATCTTAATTTCCACCAATGTTATCCGGGATGAATTTCGCAAACAACTCAATTGTCCTCTCGTTTTATGGGTCAACGATCGCCTACTCCATCAATTTTTGCAACTTGCACCCGATTTTGCCAACTTTGCTGCTAATCCCATCTCCTTCGAGATGACCACCGAAGCGCTTTCTACCCTGATTATCCAGAAAGCACAAACCTTACTCGACAATCTCTTAAGTCGCGATAAGAAACAACTACTCGCCTTTCCCCTGTCTTTTATTTCTCCCAAACAGGGAGGATGTGGCCAACATCGCGCCGAATTAGAATTTGCCCTCTCTACCCTGGAGCGTCGAGAAACTGTATTTGATGCCAGTTTAGAAGCGAGAGTCGCGATTCTTTTAGGTCACGATCGATTGATGCAAGGGCAGATTGAAGGCGCGATCGATTCTTATCAAACTGCATTAAATTATGAACAACAGTTATCCCCTCAGCCCAATTTAGAGCATCAAGGCCTATTGCTCTTCTATCTAGGACTTTGTTCCTTTTATCCCGCCCAAGAAAACCCAGAAAATCAGCAATTATGGGAACAGGCGTGGCATTATTTCTATCAGGCTATACAGTGCTTTCAAGATGCTGACCGGCAGGATTTAATGGCGCAAATGACGGGACAAGTCAGTGATGTACTGCAACATTTACAAGCCTGGGAAACTCTCGTAGAGTTTACCCAAAAGTCTCTTGATTTGCATCAGCAGTATGGTTTACCCATTCAGTTAGCTCTCGATTATGGTTTTTTAGGCAAACTCGCCCTAGAACAGGGAAAGTGGGAAATAGCCCGCGAGCAATTAAAGCAGTGTTTAGCAATTTTAGACTCAGCAGCAACCCCACCTATTGACCAAGATTTTCCGCCTTTACCGCAAGGATTATATCCTCTCCTCTGGTCTCAGTTATTTCAATTACAATTAGTCCAATGTTTGCGTCATTTGAAGCACTATGAACAGGCTTATCAGACGTTAGCAGCAGCGAAACATAAACTAGAATATGCCATTACCCAAAGCAATGCTCGCCATGACCCACACCGATATTTACGCTTATTGAAAGGGCTGCGATCGCTCTATTTTGATGAACAATGTTATCGAGAAGCCTTTTTACTCAAACAAGAAAAGCGCTCAGTCCAGTCCCAGTATGGATTACGTCCCTTTGTGGGGGCAGGCCAATTAAGACCCGCTCAACAAGCCTTAAATCCCCTATTGGCTAATCGCATAGAAACGGATGCACAGGTTGGAGAAGTCGCTGAAGCTATCTCTACCTCTAACCGTCAAAAAGATGTGCAAAACCTCCTTTATCGGATTAGTCGTCCGGATTATAAAATAACCGTGATTCATGGCCCTTCTGGAGTGGGAAAAAGTTCGATTGTTAGCGCAGGATTAGTCCCTACTTTGCATCGAACTACCCTAGGAGATCAAATTCCAGTTCCGGTCGTTATCCGCGTATATTCCGATTGGGTTTTGAATTTTGGGAAAGCCTTCAATGAATCCTTAAAACACTTTCAATTCACTCCTAGAGAAATCTCAGATTATACCCCAGAAATTTATCTACAAGCCTTCGACCAAATTGCCGATCAAAGTGGCTTGACAGTACTCATTTTTGACCAGTTTGAAGAATTTTTCTTTGTCTGTACTGAGCTTGAAAAGCGACAAGCCTTTTATCAGTTTTTAGAACAGTGTATCAATCAAGCAGGGCTGAAAATTATTTTCTCAATTCGGGAAGATTATTTACATCATCTGTTGGAAATTGAACAAAATATATCCTTAGAGGCGATCGCCTGTAATTTACTCGATAAAAGTAATCGCTATGCTTTGGGCAATTTTTCCAAAGCACATACCTTTGAAGTGATTAAAAATTTGACTCAGAAGACTAAATTTGAACTGGATGATGATTTGATTGAGGCTTTAGTCAATGATTTATCGGTGGGAACCAATGAAGTCAGACCAATTGAATTACAAATTGTTGGCTCTCAACTTCAAGAGCTTAACATTACCACACTAGAGCAATATCTTCAAGTCGAATCGAAGCACAAATTGGTCGAGAAATTTTTAGAATCTGTAATTGCAGATTGTGGAGAAAAGAACGAGTATCATGCCCGAAAAGTAGTTTACACTTTTATCGATGAAGACGACAATCGGCCTTTAAAGACGAAATCCGAAATTTTAGCCCAAATGGGTTCCGATCTTGCTCCAGAAACCCTAGAGCTAATTTTAGATATTTTCTTTGGATCGGGCTTAATCTATCCGATTCCCGAACAACCCGAACCCCGGTATCAGTTGGTTCATGATTATCTGGTTGAGTTTATCCAAACCCAGAAACAACAGGCTATTCATCAGGAGCGATCGCAGCTTCAGGAAGAAAACGCCCAAAATCAAAAAGAAATTGAAGATTTACGGGATGAAAATCTTCTCATTTCTCAACTTGCTGAAGAGCGCTATAAGGCAGTACAACAGGATTTGGAAGATTATATCCCGAATTCCAATCATTCTGCTTCCGAGTCAGAATCTATAGACCAGGAGAAAAAACGCTTATCGAAAGGAAAACTCGTTCTGGAAAACTTGCGGCAAGAAAAAACATTATTAACCGCGTTAGCCCAAGCAAAAGCGAAACATAAAAAGAGTGAACGACAGCGCAAGTTAATTTTGAATTCTCTCTTAGTAGGTGCGGGCTTTTTTATCCTAGGATTAGGAGGATTTGCCTGGAATGGGGTGATTAATCAGATTAAAACATTAGGGACATCTTCTGAAGCTTTAGTAGGACTCAATAATGAAATTGAAGGTTTAACTACCGGACTGAAAGCGGGAGAACAGATTAAAAGTACGCCATTTTTGCCTAAATCAGTTTCCGATACAATTGAGAAAACCCTATCCTATGCAGTTTATAGAATTAGTGAAGAAAATCGCTTAGAAGCACATAAAGATGGGGTTTATGCCGCCACCTTTAGCCCCGATGGTAAACTGATTGCCACCGCAGGGGAAGACCGCACCATTCGCATCTGGGATGAGCAAGGCAAGCCTGGTTTTACGATTCCTGGTCATCAAGATATTATTACCAGTTTGGTGTTTCTGGAGGATGGAAAATGGTTAGCCTCTGGCAGTTGGGATCATAGTATTAAACTGTGGAATTTAGGCAAGTTTCCCGATTTAGGCAAGATAGCGAACTTAGATCGGATAGAATATGTGGAATTAAAGGGTCATACGGATCAAGTTATTGCTCTCGCTGCTCATCAAGACCCGAAGAATCCTTTGATTGCTTCAGCGAGTCGAGATCAAACTGTAAAAATCTGGCGTAAAGATGGCTCGGAAGTGGTAACTTTATCCCATGATTTTCCTGTATTAAGTGTGGTATTTTCTCCCGATGGTCAGTTGGTTGCTACAGCTAGTTTTGACGGCAAGATTCGCTTTTGGAGTTTGGATGGTTCGTTAGTCAAAACCTTTGTGGGCGAGCCAGAAGTGCAAGAAATATATAGCATGAGTTGGTCAGAAAGGGGACTTTTGGCGACTGCCGGTCAGGTCATTGATGAGGAAACGGGACAGAAAAAAGGGACGGTAAGTTTTTGGACTGAGGAGGGCTTTCTTACGCAAATTGAAGCCCATGAGGATACCGTTTTAGATGTGCGATTTAGTCCCAATGGGAAACAGTTTGTGACGGCAAGTAAAGATAAGACGATTAAAATTTGGGGGGGGTTGGATAATAACAGTTTGCAAAAAACCTTAATTGGTCATACCCATTGGGTTCCCAAGGTGGGGTTTAGTCCTGATGGGAGTCGCATTGTTTCGGCTAGTTTGGATAAGTCGGTGAAGGTGTGGCGCTTGAATAAGTCCCTGATGGAGGTCTGGGACGGGGGTGGGGCGCTGAATGGGGTGAGTGTGAGTGGCAGTAAAATTGCTACGATCGGGGATTATGGCATGATTACGTTATGGCAACCGGATGGGACGGTGCTAAAGTCCTGGAAAGGTCATGAGGGACAGGTTTGGGGAGTTGACTTTACACCAGATGGTCAGCAGTTGGTGACGGCAGGGGACGATCTCCAAGTCAAGGTTTGGAACCTAAAGGGTGAGCTGCTGCAAACGTTGGAGGGTCATCGAGATGTGGTTCTCAGTGTCAGCGTCAGTCCCGATGGAAAGTATATTGCTTCAGGAAGTAAGGATTATCGGGTGAAGTTATGGCGCACAGATGGGACGTTATTGAAAACTTTATTCACGGATAGCTCTGCCATTAATTGGGTCAGTTTTAGCCCTGATGGTCAACTCGTGGCTGCTGCAAGCGATGAGGGACGAGTAAAATTATGGCGTACGGATGGCACTCAGGTGGGAACTCTGCGACATCGAGCTGGGGTTTGGGGCGTAACTTTTTCTCCTGATGGTCAGGCGATCGCCACTGCCAGTTATGATAGCCGAGTCAAACTCTGGAACCGACAGGGACAACTATTGGGTGAACCCCTGGAACATGAGGGAAACACCGTAACCAGTGTTGCCTTTAGTCCTGACGGAGAGCAGTTAGCATCCGCCAGCCACAACACCATTCGCCTCTGGCGCAAAGACGGAACCTTACTGCATGTGCTGACTGCAAGTTCCCATCGTTCGATTAATGGACTTAGTTTCACTTCCGATGGCAAAACCCTGATTTCTGTCGGTGGAGATGGACAAGTCACCCTATGGCATCTAGATCAGTTGGAACTCGACCAGCTATTAGAAACGGGATGTCAATGGTTACAAGGGTATTTGGAGAACAATCCTACGGGTCAAAAAGAGAGACTGTCTGTGTGTGACTGA
- a CDS encoding heavy-metal-associated domain-containing protein, giving the protein MKWFFQKQPANDIALKCDDLHCQMCADTVKQALQKVNGVVRVKVNVGKKEIAVSIDEKANITSDMLINALKPTGYIATT; this is encoded by the coding sequence ATGAAATGGTTTTTTCAAAAACAGCCAGCTAACGACATTGCACTGAAGTGTGACGATCTCCATTGTCAGATGTGTGCTGATACGGTAAAACAGGCTTTGCAAAAGGTTAATGGTGTTGTAAGAGTAAAAGTAAATGTCGGCAAAAAGGAGATCGCTGTTTCCATTGATGAAAAAGCAAATATAACCAGTGATATGCTGATCAATGCTCTCAAACCCACTGGCTATATAGCAACGACCTAA